The Lipingzhangella halophila genome segment GCGCCGCGCCGGAGCAGCTCCGGTAGCACGTCCGCGGCGTTGCCGAGCAGTCCCACGGACAGCGGGCGCCGCGTGTCGCGCGCCTCGGTGGCGAGCCGCACCGCCTCGTCCAGCCCGTCGGCGCGCACGTCCAGGTAACCCGTCCGCAGGCGCCGCTCGATCCGGCTGGGGTCGCACTCGACGACGACGCACGTGCCGCCGTTCATGGTGATCGCGAGCGGTTGCGCGCCGCCCATGCCGCCCAGCCCGGCGGTGAGGGTGGTGGTGCCGGCGAGATCACCGCCGAAACGCCGGGCGGCCACCGCGGCGAAGGTCTCGTAGGTGCCCTGCAGAATGCCCTGGGTTCCGATGTAGATCCAGGACCCGGCCGTCATCTGCCCGTACATAGTCAGGCCGAGCGCCTCCAGGCGGCGAAACTCCGCCCAGTCGGCCCAGTCGCCGACCAGGTTGGCGTTGGCGATGAGAACCCGGGGCGCCCACTCGTGGGTGCGCAGGATCCCGACCGGGCGGCCGGACTGCACCAGCAGGGTCTCGTCTGCCTCCAGGTCACGCAGGGACGCGGTGATCCGCGCGAAGCTGGTCCAGTCGCGGGCGGCCTTGCCGGTGCCGCCGTATACGATCAGCTCCTCGGGGTGTTCGGCGACGTCGGGGTCCAGGTTGTTGTGCAGCATCCGCAGGGCGGCCTCCTGCTGCCAGCCCTTCGTGGAGAGCGTCGTGCCGCGCGGGGCGCGCACCGTGTGCGGACTGTGGTCGGTGCTGGTGCCGCTCATCTGGGACCTCCGGGTCAGGCGAGTGGGACGACCGTCTCGGCGGCGGTGAGAACGCTGCCGTCAGCGATGAGGTCGGCGGCGGCCTCGATCTCGGGACCGAGGTGGCGATCCGGCCCGGGCCCGGCCACACGTTCCCGAACGCGGTCGCGGACAGCGGCGGTGGCCGGGCCCGGAGTCAGCGGGCCGCGCAGGTCCAGGGCCCGGGCCGCGGTCAGCAGCTCCACGGCCAGAACAGTGGTGAGGCCGGCGACCGAGCGGCGCAGCTTGCGCGCCGCCGCCCACCCCATCGAGACGTGGTCCTCCTGCATCGCCGAACTGGGAATGGAGTCGACACTCGCCGGGACGGCGAGGCGTTTCAGGTCGGAGACGATCCCGGCCTGGGTGTACTGGGCGATCATCTGGCCGGAGTCCACGCCGGGGTCGTGGGCGAGGAACGCGGGCAGGCCGTGCGACCGGGCGACGTCGAGCATCCGGTCGGTCCGGCGCTCGGCGATGGCGGCGACGTCAGCCGCCGCTATGGCCAGGAAGTCCAGGACGTAACCCACGGGCGCCCCATGGAAATTGCCGTTGGACTCCACGCGCCCGTCGTCCAGCACCACCGGGTTGTCGATCGTGGCGGCGAGCTCGCGCGCGGCCACGTTGTCGGCGTGCGCGAGGGTGTCGCGCGCGGCCCCGGCCACCTGCGGCGCGCACCGCAACGAGTAGGCGTCCTGCACTCGGGTGCGACCGGCGGCCCGGTGCTCCGCGACGATGGGCGAGCCGTCCAGGAGCGCACGCATGTTGGCCGCCGCCGCGGCCTGCCCGGGATGCGGGCGCAGCGCCTGGAGGTCGGCGCCGAATACCCGGTCGGTGCCGAGCAGGGCCTCGACACTCATCGCCGCGGTGATGTCGGCGACACGCAGTACCCGCTCCAGGTCGTGGCAGGCCAGCAGGAGCATGCCGAGCATGCCGTCGGTGCCGTTGATGAGGGCGAGCCCCTCCTTGGCCGCGAGCTCGACGGGGGTCAGCCCGGCCTCGCGCAGTGCCGCGGCGGCGGGCCGCGACTCGCCGCCGGCGTCGCGGACCTCGCCCTCCCCGGTCAGCGCCAGCGCGACGTGCGACAGCGGCGCGAGGTCGCCCGAGCATCCGAGGCTCCCGTACTCGGCGACGACAGGGGTGACACCCGCGTTGAGCATGCCGGCCAGGGCCTCCGCGGTCCGCACCTGCACCCCTGACTTGCCCGAGGCGAGGGTGCGCAGCCGCAGCAGCATCATCGCGCGCACGACCTCGCGTTCGACCTCGGCGCCCGCACCGGCCGCGTGCGAGCGGACAAGGGAGAGCTGCAACCGGTCACGCAGCCCCGGCTCGATGTGCCGGGTGGCCAGGGCACCGAACCCGGTGCTGACCCCGTAGGCGGGGTCGGGGCCCGCGGCCAGCGCCCGGACCCGTTCGCGCCCTTCAGCGAGGGCCTTGCGGGCGTCGTCGGTGAGATGGGCGCGTGCGCCGTGGCGGGCAACGGCGACGACGTCGTCCCGGGTCAGTGGTTCGCGGCCGAGAAGGATGTCCGGCGAGGTAGCCATGCCTCCATTGCACGCGGTGTGCGGCGCGCACGCGAGCCCTAACACGGCGATAGTGTCCGAGGTTTCAGACAACACCGCGGTGACGACGCCGTGCGGTACGCCGTGGCCCCCACCAGGCAGTGTTTTTTGGGCTCACTGCCGCTCACCGGGTCAGGCGCCCCGGAAGCCGGGAACCTTCGGGCACCTCCGGTGTGCCGCCCAAACGGCTCCGCCACTCACGGCCACCCCACCTACGGACCCTCCAGAACCCCGGCAGCCCCCGACCCAAAAAGGCGCAGGGCGCCCCACCTCCACGGTGGGGCGCCCTGCGCAGTGCGTGGGACGGACACGCACTTTAGGGGGAAAGTTCTTCCGTCGAAGTTGAATTAACAACCACCGTGGATCATAACGGACACCCCGGCCAGACGCCCCACCCGATCGTGCGGCGCTGACCAGCGGCGCAGCAGGAGCTCCTGCACCTACCCCGTGCCCTATCTGGGGATACGTGATCTTCTGTCCTGCCCTGGGGGATCGACACATACCGTGCCACAATCGGCCAATGAGCCATGTGCCGGCCGTCACCCGGGCGCTGCGCGTCCTACGGTTCCTCGCCTCCCGCACCGGGCCTGTGTCGGCGACGGCCGTCGCCAGCGAGCTGGGCCTGCCCCGCTCCAGCACGTACCAGTTGCTGGAGGCCATGGCCGAGGAGGGGTTCGTCACCCACCTGCCGGAGGAGCATCGGTGGGGGCTCGGGGTCGCGGCGTTCGAGATCGGATCGGCCTACCTGCGCCACGACCCCCTGGAGCGCCTTTCTCGCCCGCTGCTGGCCGAACTGGCCAAGCAGACGGGCGCGACCGCGCACCTGGGCGTGCTGCACGGCGCCACGACGCTGTACCTGCTCAAGGAGCAGTCCTCGCACGCGCCGACCCTCGTCACTGGGGTCGGTGTGCGGCTGCCAGCCCACCTCACCGCGTCCGGACGCTCTCTGCTGGCCCACATGCCCAGGGCCCACGTCCGGGCGCTCTATCCCGGGGCGGGCGGGTTCGTGGACCGCACCGGAGCCGGCCCCGCGTCCCCGACCGAGCTGCGTGAGGTCCTCAACCGCGAGCGGCGGCAGGGCTGGTCGAGTGAGGAGGGCCAGGTGAGTCCGGGCTTCTCCTCGGTGGCCGCCGCCGCCTTCGACCACAATGGCGCCCCGGTCGCGGCGATCAGTCTGACCGTGCCGAGCTCCCACCCGAGCGGCCTCGCGGATCTCGCACCGCACGCGCGGGATGCCGCCGCCGAACTGACCCGCAGGCTCGGCGGGAAGCATCCCGGTACCGCGGGCTGAACCCCATCGAGCCCACCCGGGACGGTCCCGGTACGGGCATCCAGCGACGAGTTCCCTTTTCACAAGAGATGACCCCGCGTTGAGGGACACGCGCGACTTTCCGGGCGCACCCTTGGCCCAAGGGCAAGTTTCGCGAAAGGGGACATCACCATGTCGATCAAGGAAGAGACGCCCCACAGGTTCAACGCGGGCGAACTGCGCCACGCGCTCGAGGACAAGGACCTCGATGCGATGCTCGGCCTGTTCACCAATGACGCCGAGTACCGCATCGTCAGCAAGAGCTCACCGCCGTCGTCTCCCCACGTGCTGCGCGGGCGTGACCAGATCGGTGAGTTCATCCGCGATGTCTTCAGCCGCGATCTCAACCACGAACTGAAGAACGTGGTGGTCGAGGGCGACCACGTCGCCTACGAGGACCTGTGCACCTACGGCGACGGAACCCGGGTCATCGGCGTATGCATGGCGGACCTGGACAACGGCCGCATCAGCCGCGTCACCGACGTCGAGTCGTGGGACGAAGAGTCCGCGAAGACGGAACCGAGCGAGGCACAAAGCGGCGACTTCTCCGCACCCGGGGAAACCCGCACGTTCGACCACGGCCGGTTGGACCTCGTCCACATCGGAGGCGGTTCCGTGGGGCGCTTCCAGCTCGAACCGGGGTGGCAGTGGTCCACCCACATCAAGCCGATGGTCGGCACCGAGCTGTGCCAGAGCGAGCATTTCGCCTACCACATCTCGGGGACCCTGCACGTGCGGATGGCCGACGGCTCGGAGTTCACGCTGGGCCCGGGCCAGGTGGCGCACATACCTCCCGGGCACGACGCCTGGGTGGAGGGCGACGAGGCCGTGGTGATACTCGACTGGACGGGAGCCAAGCACTACGCGCAGCGCTGACCGCCCACCGCGCCGGAGCGGGTCCATACGGGGCGCGCCCGCGGTCGCGTGGCGCAGCGGGCACGCCGCCGCTACCCGGAAGCGTTAGTTGGCGTTGGCCTTCATATGCGCCTCGATCTCGGCCCGGTCGGCGCGCAGCTTGGCCAGCGCCTCATCGAGGATGAGCCTGCCCTCCTCCTCGGTGCGGCGCTCCTTCACGTAGGCCAGGTGCGTCTTGTACGGCTCCGTACGCGGCGGGGACGGCGGATTCTGCGCGTCCTTGCCCGCGGGGAACCCGCACCGAGGGCAATCCCACTCCTCGGGAACCGCGGCCTCGTTCGCGAAGCTCGGAACGACCTCGTGCTGGTTCGCGCAGTAGAACGGGACCCTGACCCGCGGCGCGGACTCA includes the following:
- the hutH gene encoding histidine ammonia-lyase, translated to MATSPDILLGREPLTRDDVVAVARHGARAHLTDDARKALAEGRERVRALAAGPDPAYGVSTGFGALATRHIEPGLRDRLQLSLVRSHAAGAGAEVEREVVRAMMLLRLRTLASGKSGVQVRTAEALAGMLNAGVTPVVAEYGSLGCSGDLAPLSHVALALTGEGEVRDAGGESRPAAAALREAGLTPVELAAKEGLALINGTDGMLGMLLLACHDLERVLRVADITAAMSVEALLGTDRVFGADLQALRPHPGQAAAAANMRALLDGSPIVAEHRAAGRTRVQDAYSLRCAPQVAGAARDTLAHADNVAARELAATIDNPVVLDDGRVESNGNFHGAPVGYVLDFLAIAAADVAAIAERRTDRMLDVARSHGLPAFLAHDPGVDSGQMIAQYTQAGIVSDLKRLAVPASVDSIPSSAMQEDHVSMGWAAARKLRRSVAGLTTVLAVELLTAARALDLRGPLTPGPATAAVRDRVRERVAGPGPDRHLGPEIEAAADLIADGSVLTAAETVVPLA
- a CDS encoding nuclear transport factor 2 family protein, yielding MSIKEETPHRFNAGELRHALEDKDLDAMLGLFTNDAEYRIVSKSSPPSSPHVLRGRDQIGEFIRDVFSRDLNHELKNVVVEGDHVAYEDLCTYGDGTRVIGVCMADLDNGRISRVTDVESWDEESAKTEPSEAQSGDFSAPGETRTFDHGRLDLVHIGGGSVGRFQLEPGWQWSTHIKPMVGTELCQSEHFAYHISGTLHVRMADGSEFTLGPGQVAHIPPGHDAWVEGDEAVVILDWTGAKHYAQR
- a CDS encoding IclR family transcriptional regulator, which translates into the protein MSHVPAVTRALRVLRFLASRTGPVSATAVASELGLPRSSTYQLLEAMAEEGFVTHLPEEHRWGLGVAAFEIGSAYLRHDPLERLSRPLLAELAKQTGATAHLGVLHGATTLYLLKEQSSHAPTLVTGVGVRLPAHLTASGRSLLAHMPRAHVRALYPGAGGFVDRTGAGPASPTELREVLNRERRQGWSSEEGQVSPGFSSVAAAAFDHNGAPVAAISLTVPSSHPSGLADLAPHARDAAAELTRRLGGKHPGTAG
- a CDS encoding RNA polymerase-binding protein RbpA, which translates into the protein MGSGSAIRGSRVGAGPMGEAERGESAPRVRVPFYCANQHEVVPSFANEAAVPEEWDCPRCGFPAGKDAQNPPSPPRTEPYKTHLAYVKERRTEEEGRLILDEALAKLRADRAEIEAHMKANAN